The window CTCTAGCCTGTCCAGATTACAAGTATTGTATTTATGATTAGGAGCAGCGTGCATAGTCTATCCTCATATTATGTAGTTTTTTGGTAAAAGTACTTGCAACTTCGCGTGAAGCGCAGAACATTCTCGAAAGAACATGCTGAGAGAAACACTTCATTGGTCCATCACGATGCTTGTAATTGACCATTTCCCCCCGTTTTCTCAATTGTCAGGACATACATCAGGGACGTATTTATCAGTTGAAGTTGTTCTGTGACAAAGACTATCCAGACAAACCTCCAAGTGTTCGTTTCCATTCACGCATCAACATGACTTGTGTGAACCCCGAGAATGGAGTGGTAATGTTCCCTTTTTGTTGCAATATTGTTCACTAGGTTCTATCTTTCAGGATTGGTTGGTAAGTTCTATTTCTGAATAGCTTAATTGATTAGTATCTCTTATTGGAGGGAAAGGTTTCCTGTGGAGCTATCACTTGACTCCAATTTATATATTTCGATACACGAGTTCATATTTCCTGGTTTTGTTGGAAGCGGCAGAAAGTCACTTTAATATTATGGTGATAGGTTGAAGCAAAGAAGTTCCGTATGCTGGAAAATTGGCAGAGAGAATACACCATGGAAGATATACTGACTAAGTTGAGAAAAGAAATGGTTGCACCACACAACCGAAAGCTTGTTCAACCCCGAGAAGGTACCTTTTTCTGAATGGAGTAGCCACAAGAAGTGTATAATGTAAGATGGAAATGTATAGACTCAATTTCTCCTGTACCCTTAAATTGTTGCAATTATGTGTCCAAGTTAAACGTCAAGGGATTAATTTATTGGATCATGCAACTGCTTTGACAACTTTCTTGACATTCCTTGCCTATGTTCTATGGATTAATATTCAAGAACTGATTAGCAACTTTCTAATTAATAACTCAATTGCATATCACTTGTTACATTAAGTTGGAGGGAGGAGTCCCTTTTGTCTGCTAAGCTTAGGTATTGTGATCACTCCATGCTTTGAACTAGGCGCTT is drawn from Nicotiana tabacum cultivar K326 chromosome 22, ASM71507v2, whole genome shotgun sequence and contains these coding sequences:
- the LOC107828868 gene encoding ubiquitin-conjugating enzyme E2 variant 1C-like; protein product: MTLGSGGSSVVVPRNFRLLEELERGEKGIGDGSVSYGMDDADDVFMRSWTGTIIGPHNDIHQGRIYQLKLFCDKDYPDKPPSVRFHSRINMTCVNPENGVVEAKKFRMLENWQREYTMEDILTKLRKEMVAPHNRKLVQPREGTFF